The Deltaproteobacteria bacterium HGW-Deltaproteobacteria-6 genome has a segment encoding these proteins:
- a CDS encoding Fis family transcriptional regulator, protein MAKILIIDDDELFCELLSSAFTDDGHEVDCAYSLKSGLLLASRRFFDIVFLDVRLPDGNGLDKLSEIRDAASTPEVIILTGAGTPNAAELAIKCGAWDYIQKPSTISAMTLPLLRALQYREEKLKKKPSAILKMEGIIGGSSRMKTCHDLVSEAASCDANVLITGETGTGKELFAKAVHENSPRASRNFVIVDCASLTPSLTESTLFGYEKGAYTGADYSRDGLIKQANGGTLFLDEIGELPLSIQKSFLRVLQEHRFRSLGGGKEIESDFRLIAATNRNLDQMVKEGLFREDLFFRIRSITLEVPPLREHRDDLIEIAAYHTARICKRSHMEPKKLSSDFAEALLSYTWPGNVRELVNAVERAIAAALSAPTLFSKHLPSAIRVKLAQLKAFGELSGEDEPDAAMPATLPRLKVFREEMYAKAEEKYLQQLIKSSQGNISEACGISGLGRARLYEILTKHHLKLSN, encoded by the coding sequence ATGGCGAAAATATTGATCATTGACGACGATGAATTGTTTTGTGAACTATTATCCAGTGCCTTCACCGATGATGGGCATGAAGTTGATTGTGCCTATAGTCTGAAGTCGGGGCTGCTGCTTGCTTCCAGGCGTTTTTTTGATATTGTTTTTCTGGATGTCCGGCTGCCGGACGGCAATGGACTGGATAAATTGTCCGAGATTCGCGACGCGGCCTCAACGCCGGAAGTGATTATTCTAACCGGCGCCGGCACGCCCAACGCCGCGGAATTAGCCATTAAGTGCGGCGCGTGGGATTATATCCAGAAACCGTCAACCATCAGCGCCATGACGCTTCCTTTGCTTCGGGCGCTGCAATACCGTGAAGAAAAATTAAAGAAAAAACCGTCCGCCATCCTGAAGATGGAGGGCATTATCGGCGGCAGCTCCAGAATGAAAACCTGTCATGATCTGGTGTCGGAGGCGGCATCGTGCGACGCCAATGTCTTAATCACCGGCGAAACAGGCACCGGCAAGGAGCTTTTCGCGAAGGCCGTTCATGAAAACAGTCCTCGCGCCTCCCGCAACTTTGTGATTGTCGATTGTGCCTCCCTGACGCCGAGCCTTACCGAAAGCACGCTTTTCGGATATGAGAAAGGCGCCTACACGGGCGCCGATTACAGCCGCGACGGACTCATCAAGCAGGCCAATGGTGGAACTTTGTTTCTGGATGAAATCGGAGAACTTCCTCTGTCGATACAAAAGAGTTTTCTCCGGGTCCTTCAGGAGCACCGTTTCCGTTCCTTAGGTGGCGGAAAAGAAATAGAAAGTGATTTTCGTTTGATCGCAGCCACGAACCGCAATCTTGACCAAATGGTCAAGGAAGGTTTGTTTCGTGAAGATCTTTTTTTCCGCATTCGTTCTATTACGCTGGAGGTCCCGCCATTGCGGGAACATCGCGATGATCTGATCGAGATTGCCGCTTATCATACGGCGAGAATCTGTAAGCGCAGCCACATGGAACCTAAAAAACTATCATCGGATTTTGCGGAAGCTCTGCTTTCCTATACATGGCCGGGCAATGTCCGGGAACTGGTCAATGCTGTTGAGCGGGCAATTGCCGCCGCCCTGTCCGCGCCGACGCTTTTCAGCAAGCATCTGCCCAGTGCCATTCGGGTAAAACTGGCGCAGCTCAAAGCGTTTGGAGAGTTGAGTGGCGAAGATGAGCCTGATGCCGCTATGCCGGCTACGCTGCCGCGGCTGAAGGTTTTTCGTGAAGAGATGTATGCAAAAGCAGAAGAAAAATATCTGCAGCAATTGATAAAGTCCAGCCAGGGCAATATTTCCGAAGCCTGCGGGATTAGTGGTCTTGGCCGCGCTCGTCTTTATGAGATTCTAACAAAGCATCATCTGAAATTATCAAATTAA
- a CDS encoding methyl-accepting chemotaxis protein: MKKSLRFKMMAGGIIAVFVPLLVVGGFSAYKSMSALEESAQSQSMEVAKGLANMANLVVQEEMKIAAQIAVNDSVIQAAVANNQGRKDSAEAAKAAAELTALIRQSGNEYETIYIAGTDGKIFADGVEGKYKGIDVSDRNYIQTAKSGKVNSGAVMLSKLTGKPVLMSGAPVYSKSKELIGVVGTAVNADFLVDKVAGTKLGKTGYGFAVDKTGSVIAHPKKEFILALNALEQEGMKEFSKKMVAGETGSEPYTFKGVKKMAGFAPVPLAGWGICITQDYNEFMAPAYHLMGVILVIGIIFLVIAVVSVSFFARGIALPIGHVANDLGDASEQVAAASSQVAAASQSLAEGASEQASALEETSSSLEEMSSMTKQNADNAAQARALMGEAKQIVERVDGQMKNMVTAIQEVTRSSEETGKIIKTIDEIAFQTNLLALNAAVEAARAGEAGAGFAVVADEVRNLALRAADAAKNTSNLIENTIVTVKNSRDLTQKTQDAFKENMEIAGKISQLVDEIAAASSEQAVGIGQIGKAVAEMDKVVQQTAANAEESASAAEEMNAQAEQMNGYVTNLLTIVDGTAVQQSVHNDDKPAVQKPGKPMIKKILHAGSDLLKQNRPIRPQPTIAMAKSGFKDF, translated from the coding sequence ATGAAAAAGTCTTTACGTTTTAAAATGATGGCGGGCGGCATTATTGCTGTGTTTGTGCCTTTGCTGGTGGTTGGAGGATTTTCCGCCTACAAGTCGATGAGCGCACTGGAAGAGTCAGCACAGTCGCAATCGATGGAAGTGGCAAAAGGTCTGGCCAACATGGCGAATCTGGTCGTGCAGGAAGAAATGAAAATCGCTGCGCAAATCGCCGTGAATGATTCGGTGATCCAGGCCGCCGTCGCTAATAACCAGGGCAGAAAAGACAGTGCGGAAGCCGCGAAAGCCGCGGCGGAACTGACGGCTTTGATCCGGCAAAGCGGTAATGAATATGAAACAATTTACATTGCCGGAACGGACGGGAAAATTTTTGCGGATGGTGTCGAAGGCAAATATAAAGGCATTGATGTTTCCGATAGAAATTACATCCAGACGGCAAAATCCGGCAAAGTAAACAGCGGAGCGGTTATGCTATCCAAACTCACCGGCAAACCCGTGCTGATGTCCGGCGCGCCCGTCTATTCGAAATCAAAGGAGTTGATCGGTGTTGTCGGAACTGCCGTCAACGCTGATTTTCTGGTAGATAAAGTGGCCGGCACCAAACTGGGGAAAACCGGCTACGGCTTTGCTGTTGACAAAACCGGTTCGGTCATTGCTCATCCGAAAAAAGAGTTCATTCTCGCCCTCAATGCCCTGGAACAGGAGGGGATGAAGGAATTTAGTAAAAAAATGGTTGCCGGAGAAACCGGTTCGGAGCCTTATACGTTCAAGGGTGTAAAAAAAATGGCCGGATTTGCTCCGGTGCCCCTGGCCGGCTGGGGCATTTGCATCACCCAGGATTATAATGAATTCATGGCGCCGGCTTATCACCTCATGGGGGTTATTCTGGTTATCGGCATTATTTTCCTGGTGATTGCTGTGGTGAGCGTTTCTTTTTTTGCCCGGGGAATTGCGTTGCCGATTGGGCATGTTGCCAATGATCTGGGCGACGCCTCCGAACAGGTAGCCGCGGCATCGTCGCAGGTGGCAGCCGCCAGTCAGAGTCTGGCAGAAGGAGCATCCGAGCAGGCCTCCGCGCTGGAAGAAACCTCTTCTTCCCTGGAAGAGATGTCCTCCATGACCAAACAAAACGCGGACAACGCCGCTCAGGCGAGGGCGTTGATGGGCGAAGCCAAGCAGATTGTGGAAAGAGTCGATGGACAGATGAAAAACATGGTAACGGCGATTCAGGAAGTGACCAGATCCAGCGAAGAAACAGGGAAGATTATCAAGACGATCGATGAGATTGCCTTCCAGACCAACCTGCTGGCGCTGAATGCCGCCGTGGAAGCGGCACGTGCCGGCGAGGCCGGCGCAGGCTTTGCGGTGGTGGCGGATGAAGTCCGGAATCTGGCCTTGCGGGCGGCGGACGCGGCGAAAAATACATCCAATCTGATTGAGAATACCATCGTGACGGTGAAGAACAGCCGGGATCTGACTCAGAAGACACAGGATGCCTTCAAGGAAAATATGGAAATTGCCGGTAAGATCAGCCAACTGGTGGATGAGATTGCGGCAGCGTCTTCCGAGCAGGCTGTGGGCATCGGCCAGATCGGCAAGGCCGTGGCGGAGATGGACAAAGTGGTTCAGCAAACAGCGGCCAATGCTGAAGAATCAGCCTCCGCTGCGGAGGAGATGAACGCTCAAGCCGAACAAATGAATGGTTATGTGACAAATCTGCTGACAATTGTTGATGGTACCGCCGTCCAGCAGTCTGTTCACAATGATGACAAGCCGGCTGTGCAAAAACCCGGTAAGCCGATGATTAAAAAAATACTGCATGCCGGATCAGATCTCTTGAAACAAAACAGACCGATTCGTCCGCAGCCTACAATCGCTATGGCAAAAAGCGGTTTCAAAGATTTTTAA
- a CDS encoding chemotaxis protein CheW: MQASAIKIEDGFFDQQVSREGKYLTFALAGEEYGIGILKVKEIIGLMPITPVPQTPDHIKGVINLRGKVIPVVDLRLKFGMPGVESTERTCIIVVEIATLGNKIAMGIVVDSVSEVLNIKAAEIEDTPSFGTKLDTDYIRGMAKAGHGVKILLDIDKVMSSEEISQLDTAV; this comes from the coding sequence ATGCAAGCATCAGCAATAAAGATAGAAGATGGTTTTTTTGATCAACAGGTCAGCCGGGAAGGAAAGTACCTGACTTTCGCGCTAGCGGGAGAGGAATACGGTATCGGGATTCTCAAGGTGAAAGAGATTATCGGTCTCATGCCGATTACGCCGGTGCCGCAGACGCCGGATCATATCAAGGGCGTGATCAATCTACGCGGCAAGGTGATTCCGGTTGTGGATCTGCGCCTGAAGTTCGGCATGCCGGGTGTAGAATCGACCGAACGGACGTGTATTATCGTAGTGGAGATTGCCACTCTTGGCAATAAGATTGCGATGGGGATCGTGGTGGATTCCGTGTCGGAAGTGCTCAATATCAAGGCGGCAGAGATTGAGGATACGCCAAGCTTTGGAACAAAGCTGGATACAGACTATATCCGCGGCATGGCCAAAGCCGGTCATGGTGTAAAGATCCTTCTGGACATTGATAAGGTCATGAGCAGCGAGGAAATCAGCCAGTTGGATACGGCCGTCTGA
- a CDS encoding methyl-accepting chemotaxis protein: MIKKQGGSMKNRSLSFKMIAGGIITMLVPLLVIGIFAIYKSSDALEELSQSQSVEVAKGLAHMANLALQEELKTINQLAVRDVVVSAAEKRDEAASDRATSELTKFVQSGGGMYETISIADPDGKVIADGVSGKHKGINLSEREYFKISKEGKTTVGSVVKSKGTGNIVMTFSAPIYSESKQLSGVIVSVVNISFLDEKVSKTKLGKTGYGFVLDKTGLCIAHPTKEFILKINAAQTEGMKGFAARMIAGETGTEPYTFKGVKKLAGFAPVPLAGWGVCVTQDYSEFMAPARSITIVILLIGVIFLIVTALGIFYFARTITTPINRISNDLDDASDQVASASTQVAAASQSLAEGASEQASALEETSSSLEEMSSMTKQNADNAAQAKALMGEARQIVEKVDSQMKNMVAAIQDVTKSSEETGKIIKTIDEIAFQTNLLALNAAVEAARAGEAGAGFAVVADEVRNLAMRAADAAKNTSSLIENTIVTVKNSRDLTQQTQEAFKENMNISTKVGQLVDEIAAASSEQAQGIGQIGKAVAEMDKVVQQTAANAEESASASEEMNAQALQMKNYVEKLLTIVEGGAGPQLVADNEEPIMPKPGKPMIKKYSPPGLIS, encoded by the coding sequence ATGATAAAAAAGCAAGGAGGTAGTATGAAAAATCGGTCTTTGAGTTTTAAAATGATAGCGGGCGGCATTATTACGATGCTGGTGCCGCTTCTGGTCATCGGTATTTTTGCCATTTATAAGTCAAGCGATGCGCTGGAAGAGTTGTCGCAGTCCCAGTCTGTAGAAGTGGCCAAAGGGCTGGCTCATATGGCCAATCTTGCCTTGCAGGAAGAATTAAAAACGATTAACCAACTTGCTGTTCGCGATGTAGTTGTTTCAGCCGCTGAAAAGCGCGACGAGGCCGCAAGTGACAGGGCAACGTCGGAATTGACGAAATTCGTTCAGAGCGGCGGAGGCATGTATGAGACGATTTCAATTGCCGATCCGGACGGCAAGGTAATTGCCGACGGTGTAAGCGGAAAGCATAAAGGCATCAACTTATCAGAAAGGGAGTACTTTAAAATTTCAAAAGAAGGCAAAACCACCGTGGGATCTGTTGTAAAATCGAAAGGAACCGGCAACATCGTCATGACGTTCAGCGCTCCGATCTATTCGGAGTCAAAACAATTATCCGGTGTCATTGTTTCCGTTGTCAATATCAGTTTTCTGGACGAAAAAGTATCCAAAACCAAACTGGGAAAGACCGGCTACGGGTTCGTTCTGGATAAAACCGGTTTGTGTATCGCTCATCCGACAAAAGAATTTATCCTTAAAATCAATGCAGCTCAAACGGAAGGGATGAAGGGATTTGCCGCCCGCATGATTGCGGGCGAGACCGGGACGGAACCTTATACTTTCAAAGGCGTCAAGAAGCTGGCCGGATTTGCTCCGGTGCCTCTGGCGGGTTGGGGGGTTTGCGTCACACAGGATTACAGCGAATTTATGGCGCCTGCGCGCAGTATTACGATTGTTATTTTACTGATCGGTGTCATTTTCCTGATTGTTACGGCTCTGGGAATATTTTACTTTGCCCGCACCATTACCACGCCGATCAATAGGATTTCCAATGATCTCGATGACGCCTCGGATCAGGTCGCTTCCGCATCGACCCAGGTGGCGGCGGCGAGTCAGAGTCTGGCCGAAGGCGCATCCGAGCAGGCCTCCGCGCTGGAAGAAACCTCTTCTTCCCTGGAAGAGATGTCCTCCATGACGAAGCAAAACGCGGACAACGCCGCTCAGGCCAAAGCGCTGATGGGCGAGGCCAGGCAGATTGTGGAAAAAGTCGATAGCCAGATGAAAAATATGGTGGCTGCGATCCAGGATGTGACCAAGTCCAGCGAAGAGACCGGTAAGATCATTAAAACCATCGATGAGATCGCTTTCCAGACCAACCTGCTGGCGCTGAATGCCGCCGTGGAAGCGGCCCGGGCGGGCGAGGCCGGTGCAGGCTTTGCGGTGGTGGCGGATGAAGTGAGGAATCTGGCGATGCGGGCGGCGGACGCAGCCAAAAATACATCCAGTCTCATTGAAAATACGATTGTCACGGTGAAGAACAGCCGGGATCTGACTCAGCAGACGCAGGAAGCTTTTAAAGAAAACATGAATATATCGACGAAGGTTGGGCAACTGGTGGATGAAATAGCAGCGGCGTCCAGTGAGCAAGCGCAGGGGATCGGACAAATCGGCAAGGCCGTGGCGGAAATGGATAAAGTGGTGCAGCAGACGGCTGCCAATGCCGAGGAATCGGCTTCCGCCTCGGAAGAAATGAACGCCCAGGCCTTGCAGATGAAAAATTATGTGGAAAAGTTGTTGACGATTGTGGAAGGTGGCGCAGGCCCGCAGCTTGTCGCCGATAATGAAGAACCGATAATGCCGAAGCCCGGCAAACCGATGATTAAAAAATATTCACCACCGGGTCTAATTTCCTGA
- a CDS encoding ammonia-forming cytochrome c nitrite reductase subunit c552: protein MKSKNGFLKILLGIALIVLIVILVRVFLLPPAAAIKLAAIPDTEYDPAVWGKHYPLEYQSYLKNKEMAPSPTGFGGSVKDQKSIKEPEILMNFKGMPFSKDYSEDRGHPYAMTDLKETKRIGPATPGSCMTCKTANLRDIYKDMGWNYAKTPLAELLPKIKHPIVCANCHDPQTMKLRVINPAFIEAMEKRGINVAKAPREDMRSYVCGQCHAEYYFEPETKRVVFPWAKGLKPQDMYAYYKEVPSGFVMDWQHPDSLGKMLKAQHPDYELAESGVHARSGVSCADCHMPYMRQDGRKYSSHWVTSPMKHIQASCRTCHTQSEQWLLERVKTTQNNVFQLQRIAGQTIARAHEAIAKVRAVPAPRINQKELDAARELVRNAQWLWDFIAAENSMGFHNPDQALSTLGQSIDLAHQAIAAAGRAAGTPY from the coding sequence TTGAAAAGTAAAAACGGTTTCTTAAAAATTCTGCTGGGCATTGCCCTGATTGTGCTGATCGTCATTCTGGTCCGTGTGTTTCTTCTGCCGCCGGCCGCAGCGATAAAACTTGCCGCCATACCGGATACCGAATATGATCCGGCCGTCTGGGGAAAGCATTATCCTCTGGAATATCAAAGTTATTTAAAAAACAAAGAAATGGCGCCCTCCCCCACCGGATTCGGCGGCTCCGTCAAAGATCAGAAATCCATCAAAGAGCCGGAGATCCTCATGAACTTTAAAGGAATGCCCTTCAGCAAGGATTATTCGGAAGACCGCGGGCATCCTTACGCAATGACGGACTTAAAAGAAACCAAGCGGATCGGCCCGGCAACACCAGGATCCTGCATGACCTGCAAAACGGCCAACCTGCGCGATATCTACAAGGACATGGGATGGAATTATGCGAAGACCCCCCTTGCTGAATTACTGCCAAAAATCAAGCATCCTATTGTCTGCGCCAATTGCCACGATCCACAGACCATGAAGCTGCGGGTCATCAACCCCGCCTTCATTGAAGCCATGGAAAAACGCGGCATCAACGTTGCCAAGGCGCCGCGCGAGGATATGCGCAGCTATGTCTGCGGGCAGTGCCATGCGGAATATTACTTTGAACCGGAAACCAAGCGCGTCGTTTTCCCGTGGGCTAAAGGGTTGAAGCCTCAGGACATGTATGCCTATTACAAGGAAGTCCCGTCCGGATTCGTCATGGATTGGCAGCATCCCGACTCGCTGGGCAAAATGCTTAAAGCCCAGCATCCTGATTACGAACTGGCCGAAAGCGGTGTTCACGCCAGATCCGGCGTCTCCTGCGCGGATTGTCATATGCCGTATATGCGGCAAGACGGCCGCAAATATTCATCGCATTGGGTAACCAGCCCGATGAAGCATATTCAGGCCTCCTGCCGTACCTGTCACACGCAGTCGGAACAATGGCTTCTGGAACGAGTCAAGACAACGCAAAACAACGTTTTTCAACTGCAGAGAATAGCGGGTCAGACCATTGCCCGCGCGCATGAAGCGATCGCCAAAGTGCGCGCCGTGCCCGCTCCCAGAATCAATCAGAAAGAGTTGGATGCGGCGCGGGAGCTGGTCCGCAATGCGCAGTGGCTCTGGGATTTTATCGCGGCGGAAAACTCCATGGGGTTTCATAATCCCGATCAGGCGCTCAGCACGCTGGGCCAGTCCATTGATCTGGCGCATCAGGCCATTGCCGCTGCCGGACGCGCGGCGGGAACACCATACTGA
- a CDS encoding cytochrome C nitrite reductase gives MLLEHAAKRSFYKYLMFGLIIGVILSAAAVGAYYQSGDARFCGSCHSMKPVHQQWSMSHHRQFTCTECHLPDTHIAGKVAYKTRAGLNDLIHEAARDYPADINLTTHGRRIVNGNCVRCHASTIAETPMAQGGADCLKCHRYLVHGRGPDEGGIKIEK, from the coding sequence ATGCTTCTTGAGCACGCCGCCAAAAGATCCTTTTACAAATACTTAATGTTCGGCCTGATCATCGGGGTCATTCTATCGGCTGCAGCCGTCGGGGCTTATTATCAATCCGGCGACGCAAGATTTTGCGGGTCCTGCCACAGCATGAAACCCGTGCATCAGCAATGGAGCATGTCCCATCATCGTCAGTTTACCTGCACCGAATGTCATTTGCCGGACACCCATATTGCCGGCAAAGTCGCCTATAAAACCCGCGCCGGACTGAACGATCTTATTCATGAAGCGGCGCGTGATTATCCGGCAGACATCAATCTCACCACCCATGGCCGTCGGATTGTCAACGGCAACTGTGTCCGCTGTCATGCGTCAACCATCGCCGAAACACCCATGGCGCAGGGCGGCGCTGATTGCCTGAAATGTCACCGCTATCTGGTTCACGGCAGAGGGCCGGACGAAGGAGGAATTAAAATTGAAAAGTAA
- a CDS encoding TIGR01777 family protein — MKIFMTGGTGFVGTYLAKRLILEGHDITILTQTLTGAEIQSTGISYLTGNPNLQGQWQEAVRHHDVIINLAGASIFSRWTDQQKKILLSSRIDTTRHLVEALPDDSRHITFFSTSAVGYYGFHEDEELTESAQAGNDFLAKLAEDWEKEALRAKEKGARVVITRFGIVLGQNGGALSQMIPLFKFFLGGPLGGGRQWFSWVHIQDLAAAFSFVLHHREISGAINLCSPHPVRNKELGQAIGRVLHRPAFLPAPGFMIKLILGEFGSVLLKGQRVIPRRLLDSGFQFQYPDIEEALRSIILHS, encoded by the coding sequence ATGAAAATCTTCATGACAGGCGGGACGGGTTTTGTCGGGACGTATCTCGCCAAACGGCTCATCCTGGAAGGGCACGATATCACCATCCTCACGCAGACGCTCACCGGTGCGGAAATTCAGTCAACCGGCATTTCCTATCTGACCGGTAATCCGAACCTTCAGGGGCAATGGCAGGAAGCCGTTCGTCATCATGATGTCATCATCAATCTGGCCGGGGCTTCCATCTTCAGTCGCTGGACGGATCAGCAAAAAAAAATTCTCCTTTCCAGCCGCATCGATACCACCCGGCATCTGGTCGAAGCCCTGCCGGATGATTCAAGACACATCACTTTTTTCAGCACCTCCGCTGTCGGATATTACGGGTTTCATGAAGATGAAGAACTTACCGAATCGGCACAGGCCGGCAATGATTTTCTGGCAAAGCTCGCGGAAGACTGGGAAAAAGAGGCCTTGCGGGCCAAAGAAAAAGGCGCCCGCGTGGTGATCACGCGCTTCGGTATCGTGCTCGGTCAAAATGGCGGCGCGCTGAGCCAGATGATCCCTTTGTTTAAATTTTTTCTGGGCGGGCCGCTGGGCGGCGGGCGTCAGTGGTTTTCCTGGGTACACATACAGGACCTCGCCGCAGCGTTCAGCTTTGTATTGCATCACCGGGAAATATCCGGTGCGATCAACCTCTGTTCGCCCCATCCGGTCCGTAATAAAGAACTGGGGCAGGCCATCGGCCGGGTGCTGCATCGTCCCGCCTTCCTGCCCGCACCCGGCTTCATGATTAAACTCATTCTGGGAGAATTCGGCTCCGTTCTGCTCAAAGGCCAGCGCGTAATCCCGCGACGTCTGCTGGATTCCGGATTTCAATTTCAGTATCCGGATATTGAAGAAGCGCTGAGAAGCATCATCCTTCATTCATGA
- a CDS encoding pyridoxamine 5'-phosphate oxidase, with translation MKLSEYFDKADGFGVLSTADQSGKVDAAIYGRPHFMDEETVAFIAADKLTHANLQVNPHAVYIFKEAGHYEGRRLYITKLREEKDSPLIEEIRRKKYPEVEGKYKSGSKFLIYFHLDKVLPLIGEGK, from the coding sequence ATGAAGCTCAGCGAATATTTTGACAAGGCCGACGGATTCGGCGTTCTTTCCACGGCGGATCAAAGCGGCAAGGTTGATGCGGCCATTTACGGAAGACCGCACTTTATGGATGAAGAAACGGTCGCTTTTATTGCCGCCGATAAACTGACCCATGCCAATCTGCAGGTGAACCCTCATGCCGTCTATATTTTCAAAGAAGCGGGACATTATGAAGGCCGACGACTCTATATCACCAAGTTGCGCGAAGAAAAGGACAGTCCGCTGATTGAAGAAATCCGCCGCAAGAAATATCCCGAAGTGGAAGGCAAATACAAGAGCGGCTCCAAGTTCCTGATCTATTTTCACCTGGACAAGGTATTGCCGCTGATCGGCGAAGGAAAATAA
- a CDS encoding lipocalin gives MKKLAIMFVLLVVGCVGVPDGVKPVDRFQAERYLGKWYEIARLDHSFERGLTRVTAEYSMREDGGIRVLNRGYSAKESKWKDAEGRAYFVNRSDQGFLKVSFFGPFYGSYVILELDQKNYTYSLVCGPDKSYLWILARSPRLAEGTKKLLIAQAAALGFDTDKLIYVQHD, from the coding sequence ATGAAGAAATTGGCCATTATGTTTGTTTTGCTGGTTGTGGGTTGTGTCGGAGTGCCGGATGGCGTTAAACCAGTCGATCGTTTCCAGGCTGAGAGGTACTTGGGGAAGTGGTATGAGATTGCCCGGTTGGATCATTCATTTGAGCGAGGGTTAACCCGTGTCACGGCCGAGTATAGCATGCGTGAGGACGGCGGTATCCGTGTTCTTAACCGGGGTTATTCGGCCAAAGAAAGCAAATGGAAAGATGCGGAAGGCAGGGCGTATTTTGTAAACCGTTCCGATCAGGGATTTCTGAAAGTTTCCTTCTTCGGCCCGTTTTACGGGTCCTATGTTATTCTCGAACTGGATCAAAAAAATTACACTTACTCGCTGGTGTGCGGCCCTGACAAATCCTATCTGTGGATTCTGGCCAGAAGTCCGCGCCTGGCTGAAGGAACGAAGAAGCTTCTGATAGCCCAAGCGGCGGCGCTGGGTTTTGACACGGACAAACTGATCTACGTTCAGCACGACTGA